A window from Fragaria vesca subsp. vesca linkage group LG5, FraVesHawaii_1.0, whole genome shotgun sequence encodes these proteins:
- the LOC101314852 gene encoding COX assembly mitochondrial protein 1-like — protein sequence MHPPLTLHKHPMCAQIIEEFQKCHLDHPFAKFIGECTDLKIKLDRCFREEKALKRKANFEQSKKLRDKLQASRKESAISE from the exons ATGCATCCTCCATTAACATTACACAAGCACCCCATGTGTGCCCAA ATCATTGAGGAGTTTCAAAAATGTCACTTAGATCATCCTTTTGCAAAATTTATTGGTGAATGTACAGATCTCAAGATAAAGCTTGATCGCTGTTTTCGGGAGGAA AAAGCATTGAAGAGAAAAGCCAACTTTGAACAGAGTAAGAAACTGAGGGATAAGCTACAAGCTTCAAGGAAGGAATCTGCAATCTCTGAATAG